The proteins below are encoded in one region of Doryrhamphus excisus isolate RoL2022-K1 chromosome 4, RoL_Dexc_1.0, whole genome shotgun sequence:
- the LOC131128072 gene encoding uncharacterized protein C2orf81 homolog — translation MSRSAAKAQADKSKAPPRVTPPPPLEPEEEDIIPGCLTQSQWMDMLIQEEAEDVVGEIMAELMTAVMEGCYNVHIERQLTSFTAYWAKSYFIQILEHHLMCRDKGEDAVESVGTEDSEPRPITPDVWSEGCFPVIHGAAQSQAIGRKVTQKDNICQARGRPFPGANKQNDPMPQKSASPRPSESKISPSRSDVENICKEPRPLPKQTINSKKKINASWSPKLAPRTVLPPMSCSAEKMETKSENKLPSVSKHTARSSHQQKESKSIRKPDHTSLPNYWITPQYEILNNSTKAGKKRGLPKPPPVHNKLQTNTNGTLWNPANRSQPARPEDKIDVQQKRLSTIKDEETIARALRLDTMHLEKGVSVMDHHKTEVGPEHFKSQAQSAKLCPIQSDAVTSLFSVDQLTAGHPPQVTPLLWSKKFDL, via the exons ATGTCCCGCTCTGCAGCCAAAGCCCAAGCTGACAAAAGTAAGGCCCCTCCTCGGGTGACCCCGCCACCACCACTTGAGCCGGAGGAGGAAGACATCATCCCTGGTTGTCTAACTCAGAGCCAGTGGATGGACATGTTGATCCAAGAGGAAGCAGAAGATGTCGTGGGGGAGATAATGGCTGAGTTGATGACCGCGGTCATGGAAGGCTGTTACAATGTACACATTGAAAGacag CTAACATCTTTCACTGCATACTGGGCCAAATCTTACTTCATACAAATTTTGGAGCACCATCTTATGTGCCGAGATAAAGGGGAAGATGCAGTGGAATCAGTTGGAACAGAAGACTCTGAACCAAGGCCGATCACTCCAGATGTCTGGTCTGAAGGATGTTTTCCAGTTATACATGGAGCTGCTCAATCTCAGGCCATAGGACGAAAG GTCACCCAAAAAGATAATATTTGCCAAGCCCGTGGACGACCCTTTCCTGGAGCCAACAAGCAAAATGATCCTATGCCACAAAAAAGCGCCTCCCCAAGGCCATCTGAAAGCAAAATAAGTCCCAGCAGGTCTGATGTTGAAAACATATGTAAAGAACCACGTCCTCTCCCCAAACAAACCATtaattccaagaaaaaaataaacgcTTCTTGGTCCCCGAAGCTTGCCCCAAGAACTGTTCTACCACCTATGTCTTGTTCAGCAGAAAAAATGGAAACCAAGAGTGAAAATAAACTCCCTTCTGTTTCTAAACATACAGCCAGATCATCACATCAACAAAAAGAAAGTAAATCCATACGGAAGCCTGATCATACTTCCTTGCCTAATTACTGGATCACTCCTCAGTATGAGATCTTAAATAACAGCACAAAAGCTGGTAAAAAAAGGGGGCTCCCTAAACCACCGCCAGTACATAACAAGCTGCAGACTAACACAAATGGAACTTTGTGGAATCCTGCTAACAGGAGTCAACCAGCAAGACCTGAAGATAAGATAGATGTTCAGCAGAAAAGGTTGTCTACCATAAAAGATGAGGAGACGATAGCTAGAGCACTGAGGTTGGACACCATGCATTTGGAAAAAGGTGTTTCTGTCATGGATCATCACAAAACAGAAGTGGGCCCAGAACATTTTAAATCACAAGCTCAGTCTGCCAAACTGTGTCCGATACAAAGTGATGCTGTAACGTCTCTATTTTCTGTGGACCAGTTGACAGCAGGACATCCACCTCAGGTCACACCACTGTTGTGGTCTAAGAAATTTGACTTGTGA
- the wdr54 gene encoding WD repeat-containing protein 54, translated as MYRKEKSIQIKNSASALYNNLSTLRIAPRRLTYFTVVHANVVNMVSASWDGINYSHRQLQSKEPNVATSPSLIMQAAFCVLPSRDMLVVTSQKGIQMYESDGSIMVYWHALETTETQTAQAVFARGIAAVWENYICVGVSSSAIMVFDIPNKGSNITMSEVLEEHIDPITDLAPECSGSQECIADLVSADDRGTLCVWKSGEEFQLLNKICGFDVSCSSVKLWKGTVVAGYGTGQICLYEAVTGILHAEINAHARWIYSLDIAPFSGLLLSAAEDSFVRVWHLTVTPETNSVEVAHLHNECVIDTQICGAKFCDGDGCAFAVTGYDLNEIICYTQT; from the exons ATGTATCGCAAAGAGAAGAGCATCCAGATTAAGAACAGCGCGTCTGCGTTGTACAACAACTTGAGCACGCTGCGCATCGCCCCGCGGCGCCTCACCTACTTCACCGTGGTCCACGCCAATGTGGTCAATATGGTCAGCGCGTCGTGGGATGGCATCAACTACTCCCACCGTCAGCTGCAGTCCAAGGAGCCTAACGTGGCCACAAGTCCATCGCTCATCATGCAG gctgcattttgtgttttgccTTCTCGAGATATGCTGGTGGTGACGTCACAAAAAGGCATTCAA ATGTATGAATCTGATGGCTCTATAATGGTGTACTGGCACGCACTGGAAACAACTGAAACACAAACAG CTCAAGCTGTGTTTGCTCGAGGGATTGCTGCTGTTTGGGAAAATTACATATGTGTTG GTGTGTCTTCCAGTGCAATTATGGTGTTTGACATTCCCAATAAAGGCAGTAATATCACAATGTCTGAGGTGCTGGAGGAGCACATTGATCCCATCACAGACTTGGCTCCTGAGTGCTCCGGCAGCCAG GAGTGCATAGCTGACCTGGTCAGTGCAGATGATCGCGGCaccttgtgtgtgtggaagTCTGGGGAGGAGTTTCAGCTTCTCAACAAGATTTGCGGATTTGA TGTGAGCTGCTCATCCGTGAAGCTGTGGAAAGGTACAGTGGTGGCTGGTTACGGAACAGGCCAGATCTGTCTCTATGAGGCAGTGACGGGAATTCTGCATGCTGAGATCAACGCCCATGCTCGCTGGATATACTCGCTGGACATTGCTCCCTTTTCTGGGCTG CTCCTGTCTGCTGCTGAGGACTCTTTTGTGAGAGTGTGGCACCTGACAGTAACTCCAGAAACCAACAGTGTGGAG GTTGCCCATCTACACAATGAGTGTGTAATTGACACACAAATCTGTGGCGCCAAGTTTTGTGACGGAGATGGATGCGCCTTTGCTGTGACAGGATACGACCTCAATGAGATTATCTGCTACACGCAGACGTAG